In Pseudomonas sp. MM213, a genomic segment contains:
- the icmH gene encoding type IVB secretion system protein IcmH/DotU gives MIKDMEHHQDDKTVLLDRQGHGPAQSPLTDFAAPPRFEQLEERMIYAARLRPAETFNISLNSLVAAGSDLLSEVVRLKHSDSREDMYALNERLTAGLKLFEVRALHNGAESSQVMAARYVLCTVVDEAVVTTPWGNESEWSQMSLLSSFHNETFGGEKFFQLLDRLSKNPVKHLPMLELMYLCLSLGFEGKYRVQARGMLELEGIRDALYRQIRQLRGDVPRELSPHWEGLNDQRRSLVRIVPAWMVVLFTVVCLVVMYSGFAWVLGEQRDTVLQPYQPLDSAAAQPLSQP, from the coding sequence ATGATCAAGGACATGGAACACCATCAGGACGATAAAACCGTCTTGCTCGACCGCCAGGGCCACGGCCCGGCGCAAAGTCCGCTGACCGACTTCGCCGCACCGCCGCGTTTCGAACAACTCGAAGAGCGGATGATCTACGCCGCGCGCCTGCGCCCGGCAGAGACCTTCAACATCAGCCTCAATTCGCTGGTGGCCGCCGGTTCCGACCTGTTGTCGGAAGTGGTTCGCCTCAAGCACAGCGACAGCCGCGAAGACATGTACGCGCTCAACGAGCGCCTGACCGCCGGGCTGAAACTGTTTGAAGTGCGCGCGCTGCACAACGGCGCCGAAAGCAGCCAGGTGATGGCTGCGCGTTACGTGCTCTGCACCGTGGTCGACGAAGCCGTCGTGACCACGCCGTGGGGCAACGAAAGCGAGTGGTCGCAGATGAGCCTGCTCAGCAGCTTCCACAACGAAACCTTCGGTGGCGAGAAGTTCTTCCAGCTGCTGGATCGCCTGTCGAAAAACCCGGTCAAGCACCTGCCGATGCTGGAGCTGATGTACCTGTGCCTGTCCCTCGGTTTCGAAGGCAAGTACCGCGTGCAAGCGCGCGGCATGCTCGAACTCGAAGGCATCCGCGACGCCTTGTATCGGCAGATTCGTCAGCTGCGCGGCGACGTGCCGCGTGAACTGTCGCCGCATTGGGAAGGCTTGAACGACCAGCGTCGCAGCCTGGTGCGCATCGTGCCGGCGTGGATGGTGGTGCTGTTCACCGTGGTCTGCCTGGTGGTGATGTATTCGGGGTTCGCCTGGGTCTTGGGCGAGCAGCGCGACACCGTTCTGCAACCTTATCAGCCGCTGGATTCCGCCGCGGCCCAGCCGCTGTCGCAGCCGTAA
- the tssK gene encoding type VI secretion system baseplate subunit TssK has translation MNSHKVIWQEGMLLRPQHFQHNDRYYDHQMKTRTQLLGSYTWGFLNLDIDLQFLNMGKLVISQASGILPDGSLFELGGNTEPLALDVPPNTGNTPIYLALPLVTGNHIESRRPEQSDVLARYTAYEAEVADSNAGDDSASQVSCGRPDFKLLLGEQQSDQAYVKLKICDVLDTTPDGVISLDPDFVPTYIQAHSSSYLLSCLKEVISMLGHRGDTIAERIRSNGKVGGAEVGDFMMLQLINRTELLLRHYLGLEQVHPEELYRTLLTMLGDLATFSSDSKRPRLDSRYQHSDQGASFRKLMEAIRQVLSMVLEQHAIELVLQARQYGIIVSPLHDHKLLGSASFVLAASANCDSEELRHRLPAHLKVGPVERIRQLVNLHLPGIKVKPLPVAPRQIAFHSNKTYFILELSSEDLAQLERSGGFAFHVSGEFAELELKFWAIRN, from the coding sequence ATGAATTCCCATAAAGTCATTTGGCAGGAAGGCATGCTGCTGCGTCCGCAGCACTTCCAGCACAACGATCGCTACTACGACCACCAGATGAAAACCCGCACGCAGTTGTTGGGCAGTTACACCTGGGGTTTCCTCAATCTCGACATCGATTTGCAGTTCCTCAACATGGGCAAACTGGTGATCAGCCAGGCCTCGGGGATTCTGCCGGACGGCAGCCTGTTCGAACTCGGCGGCAACACCGAGCCACTGGCGCTGGACGTGCCGCCGAACACCGGCAACACGCCGATTTACCTGGCGTTGCCGCTGGTCACCGGTAACCACATCGAGTCGCGCCGCCCGGAGCAATCCGACGTGCTGGCGCGCTACACCGCGTACGAAGCGGAAGTGGCCGACTCCAACGCCGGCGACGATTCCGCCAGCCAGGTCAGCTGCGGTCGCCCGGACTTCAAACTGTTGCTCGGCGAGCAGCAGAGCGATCAGGCCTACGTGAAGCTGAAGATCTGCGACGTGCTCGACACCACGCCCGACGGCGTGATCAGTCTCGATCCGGATTTCGTGCCGACCTACATTCAGGCGCATTCCTCCAGCTATTTGCTGTCGTGCCTGAAAGAAGTGATCAGCATGCTCGGTCACCGGGGCGACACCATCGCCGAGCGCATCCGCTCCAACGGCAAGGTCGGTGGCGCGGAAGTCGGCGACTTCATGATGCTGCAACTGATCAACCGCACCGAGCTGCTGCTGCGTCACTACCTCGGTCTGGAACAGGTTCACCCGGAAGAGTTGTACCGCACGCTGCTGACCATGCTCGGTGATCTGGCGACCTTCTCCAGCGACAGCAAGCGCCCGCGTCTGGACAGCCGTTACCAGCACAGCGACCAGGGTGCGAGCTTCCGCAAACTGATGGAAGCGATCCGTCAGGTGCTGTCGATGGTGCTCGAACAGCACGCCATCGAACTGGTCCTGCAAGCGCGTCAGTACGGGATCATCGTCTCGCCGTTGCACGACCACAAACTGCTGGGCTCGGCGTCGTTCGTGCTCGCGGCCAGTGCCAACTGCGATTCCGAAGAACTGCGCCACCGCTTGCCGGCGCACCTCAAGGTCGGCCCGGTGGAGCGCATCCGCCAACTGGTCAACCTGCACCTGCCGGGCATCAAGGTCAAACCGTTGCCGGTGGCCCCACGGCAGATCGCGTTCCACTCCAACAAAACCTATTTCATTCTCGAACTCAGTTCCGAAGACCTGGCACAACTGGAGCGCTCCGGCGGCTTCGCGTTCCACGTGTCCGGCGAATTCGCCGAGCTTGAATTGAAATTCTGGGCCATCAGGAACTGA
- the tagH gene encoding type VI secretion system-associated FHA domain protein TagH: protein MELVFEMLNTKQFVPTELCQKTFKQAGGVIGRGEDCDWIIPDRKRHLSNHHVDISFREGTFFLTDTSSNGVQDGGSGARLRKGEPMRIEHGSTYVLGDFEIRARLVRDPATFDVEVGRPQAAGSIIPDDAFLDLDPLNALDQQERVYSEIEELITPSTTIEDTRQRADYARIDMESLMVPELINAPAEPAPSPVAKAPERQSEGFWEHFGAALGVDLKGLDHDAREALALNAARLLKQSVGGLQQSLRTRSELKNELRLAQTTVQGTNKNPLKFAVDAGEALGILLQPNKPGQLPAEQSISRAFRDLQAHQVALLTASRAAVRGTLEHFSPQQLTLRFERDNKPLLATSGSRWRAYGRYHQALRQDDDWSERLLARDFAQAYEEQIRLISTLHTDHQG, encoded by the coding sequence ATGGAATTGGTTTTCGAAATGCTGAACACCAAGCAGTTCGTGCCCACGGAGCTGTGCCAGAAGACCTTCAAGCAGGCCGGCGGCGTGATTGGCCGGGGCGAGGATTGCGACTGGATCATCCCGGACCGCAAGCGCCACCTGTCCAATCACCATGTGGACATCAGCTTTCGCGAAGGGACGTTCTTCCTGACCGACACCAGCAGCAACGGTGTCCAGGATGGCGGGAGCGGCGCACGCTTGCGCAAGGGCGAACCGATGCGCATCGAGCATGGCAGCACCTACGTGCTGGGTGATTTCGAGATCCGTGCGCGGCTGGTGCGTGACCCGGCGACCTTCGACGTCGAAGTCGGTCGCCCACAAGCAGCGGGCAGCATCATCCCGGATGACGCGTTCCTTGACCTCGATCCGCTGAACGCCCTTGATCAGCAAGAGCGCGTGTACTCGGAAATCGAAGAGTTGATCACCCCGAGCACCACGATCGAGGACACCCGTCAGCGCGCCGACTATGCGCGCATCGACATGGAAAGCCTGATGGTGCCGGAGTTGATCAACGCCCCCGCCGAACCTGCGCCAAGCCCTGTCGCAAAAGCGCCTGAGCGCCAGAGCGAAGGTTTCTGGGAGCACTTCGGTGCAGCGCTGGGCGTGGACCTCAAAGGCCTCGACCACGACGCCCGCGAAGCCCTGGCGCTGAACGCGGCACGCCTGCTCAAGCAAAGCGTCGGCGGTTTGCAGCAGAGCCTGCGCACCCGCAGCGAACTGAAAAACGAACTGCGTCTGGCCCAGACCACCGTGCAAGGCACGAACAAGAACCCGCTGAAATTCGCCGTCGATGCCGGTGAAGCGCTGGGCATTTTGTTGCAGCCGAACAAGCCGGGCCAATTGCCGGCCGAGCAGTCGATCTCCCGTGCGTTCCGCGATTTGCAGGCACATCAGGTGGCCTTGCTGACCGCCAGCCGCGCCGCCGTTCGCGGCACGCTGGAACACTTCTCGCCGCAGCAACTGACCCTGCGTTTCGAGCGCGACAACAAGCCGTTGCTGGCCACCTCCGGCAGCCGCTGGAGAGCGTACGGTCGTTATCACCAGGCCCTGCGTCAGGACGATGACTGGAGCGAACGCCTGCTGGCCCGCGACTTCGCTCAGGCCTACGAAGAACAGATCCGCCTGATTTCCACCCTTCACACCGACCACCAAGGATGA
- a CDS encoding sigma-54 interaction domain-containing protein encodes MFTQVPQPLVYAEALLAQFASLSRAADGAALLGDFVRGVAELSGCELTQLYLLDATHTCLGMNAECLNGILQPRESASLPADYNGEQLLQFALCQNRVVSLGELSGSLHETSFLPPQATPWQSLLCVPLVNQQKAVEGLLLCASRRHMDLQGFADSLGQLGSFVLGQLHLLQRLRQPVGDARPLKASIPSASGYGLIGKSKAMRETYSLISKVLHSPYTVLLRGETGTGKEVVARAIHDCGPRRSQAFIVQNCAAFPENLLESELFGYRKGAFTGADRDRAGLFDAANGGTLLLDEIGDMPLSLQAKLLRVLQEGEIRPLGSNDTHKIDVRIIAATHRDLSVLVSEGKFREDLYYRLAQFPIELPALRQREGDILDLARHFADKACSFLQRDAVRWSDAALDHLSGYAFPGNVRELKGLVERAVLLCEGGELLAEHFSLRMEAVPEDNSLNLRERLEQVERSLLLDCLRKNDGNQTLAARELGLPRRTLLYRLGRLNINLGDFDG; translated from the coding sequence ATGTTCACTCAAGTGCCGCAGCCGCTGGTGTATGCCGAAGCGTTGCTGGCGCAGTTCGCCAGCCTGTCGCGCGCGGCGGACGGCGCTGCGCTGCTGGGTGACTTCGTGCGCGGGGTGGCGGAACTCAGCGGTTGCGAGTTGACGCAGCTGTACCTGCTGGACGCGACCCACACGTGCCTGGGGATGAACGCCGAGTGCCTGAACGGCATTCTGCAGCCGCGCGAATCGGCAAGCTTGCCGGCGGATTACAACGGTGAACAACTGCTGCAATTCGCCCTGTGCCAGAACCGCGTGGTGAGCCTCGGCGAACTGAGCGGCAGCCTGCACGAAACCAGTTTCCTGCCGCCGCAGGCCACGCCGTGGCAGTCGCTGCTGTGCGTGCCGCTGGTCAATCAGCAGAAGGCGGTCGAAGGTTTGTTGCTGTGCGCCAGTCGTCGGCACATGGACCTGCAAGGCTTCGCCGATTCCCTCGGGCAACTGGGGTCGTTTGTGCTCGGCCAACTGCATCTGCTGCAACGTCTGCGTCAGCCGGTCGGTGATGCACGGCCATTGAAAGCCAGCATCCCGAGTGCCAGTGGTTACGGCTTGATCGGCAAGAGCAAGGCCATGCGCGAAACCTATTCGCTGATCAGCAAAGTCCTGCACAGCCCGTACACCGTGCTGCTGCGCGGCGAGACCGGCACCGGTAAGGAAGTGGTCGCACGCGCCATTCACGACTGCGGCCCGCGCCGTTCCCAGGCGTTCATCGTGCAGAACTGCGCGGCGTTCCCCGAGAACCTGCTGGAAAGCGAACTGTTCGGCTACCGCAAAGGCGCCTTCACCGGCGCGGATCGCGACCGCGCCGGGCTGTTCGACGCGGCCAACGGCGGCACCTTGTTGCTCGATGAAATCGGCGACATGCCGCTGTCGCTGCAAGCCAAGTTGCTGCGCGTGTTGCAGGAGGGCGAGATCCGCCCGCTGGGTTCCAACGACACTCACAAGATCGACGTGCGCATCATCGCAGCGACGCACCGGGATTTGTCGGTGCTGGTCAGCGAAGGCAAATTCCGCGAGGACTTGTACTACCGCCTCGCGCAATTCCCGATTGAGTTGCCGGCCCTGCGTCAGCGCGAAGGCGACATCCTCGACCTGGCCCGGCACTTCGCCGACAAGGCCTGCTCATTCTTGCAGCGCGATGCGGTGCGTTGGTCCGATGCGGCGCTGGATCACCTGTCCGGTTATGCCTTCCCCGGCAACGTGCGCGAACTCAAAGGCCTGGTCGAGCGCGCGGTGTTGCTGTGCGAGGGCGGCGAGTTGCTGGCCGAGCATTTCTCCCTGCGCATGGAAGCCGTGCCGGAAGACAACAGCCTGAACCTGCGTGAACGCCTGGAGCAGGTCGAACGCAGCCTGTTGCTCGATTGCCTGCGCAAAAACGACGGCAACCAGACCCTCGCTGCCCGCGAACTCGGGCTGCCGCGTCGCACGCTGCTGTACCGCCTCGGGCGCCTGAACATCAATCTCGGTGACTTCGATGGCTAG
- the tssH gene encoding type VI secretion system ATPase TssH has product MINVDLQQLIQALDAETRRDLESSAERCVARGGSKILVEDLLLGLLERPQGLLARALQDAEVDAGELSAALQSRVEHSASRNPVFAPELVQWLQDALLVANLELGQSQVEQAALILALLRNPMRYAGSRYQSLLAKLNIERLKEFALSQKEQPATGKPAVPGESLLQRFTHNLTQQARDGKLDPVLCRDGAIRQMVDILARRRKNNPIVVGEAGVGKTAIVEGLASRIAAGEVPQVLKGVELLSLDMGLLQAGASVKGEFERRLKGVIDEVKASPKPIILFIDEAHTLIGAGGNAGGSDAANLLKPALARGELRTIAATTWAEYKKYFEKDPALARRFQPVQLHEPTVSEAVTILRGLAQVYEKSHGIYLRDDAVVAAAELSARYLAGRQLPDKAVDVLDTACARVRISLAAAPESLERLRGELAEGGRQRQALRRDAEAGLLIDHEALDALEDRLAAAEDEMVALETLWTEQKELAERLLDLRQQLAKAREAAAVEPTVTVEEDAEGTVIETLETVNDVASLETALNETHKALTDAQVKERLVSFEVCPRLVAEVISAWTGVPLAQLAREHNAKVASFATDLRTRIRGQEQAVHALDRSMRATAAGLNKPDAPVGVFLLVGPSGVGKTETALALADLLYGGDRFITTINMSEFQEKHTVSRLIGAPPGYVGYGEGGMLTEAVRQKPYSVVLLDEVEKADPDVLNLFYQIFDKGVANDGEGREIDFRNTLILMTSNLGSDRISDLCENGARPTAEVLEETIRPVLSKHFKPALLARMRVVPYYPVGGPVLRELIEIKLGRLGERLNRRQLDFTYSQDLVDHLAERCTQSDSGARLIDHLLDLHVLPLVADRLLDAMATGESLKRVHATLDGGASVTCEFA; this is encoded by the coding sequence ATGATCAACGTAGACCTGCAACAACTTATCCAGGCGCTGGACGCCGAAACCCGTCGTGATCTGGAAAGTTCTGCCGAACGCTGCGTCGCCCGTGGCGGCAGCAAGATACTCGTCGAAGATCTGCTGCTGGGCCTGCTGGAGCGCCCGCAAGGCCTGCTCGCACGCGCGTTGCAAGATGCCGAAGTGGATGCCGGTGAGCTGAGCGCCGCGCTGCAATCGCGAGTCGAGCACAGCGCCTCGCGCAACCCGGTGTTCGCCCCGGAACTGGTGCAGTGGCTGCAAGATGCGTTGCTGGTGGCCAACCTTGAACTGGGCCAGAGCCAGGTCGAGCAAGCCGCGTTGATCCTCGCGCTGCTGCGCAATCCGATGCGCTACGCCGGCAGCCGCTACCAGTCGTTGCTGGCCAAGCTGAACATTGAGCGCCTGAAAGAATTTGCCCTGTCGCAGAAAGAGCAACCGGCCACCGGTAAGCCTGCCGTACCGGGCGAATCACTGCTGCAGCGCTTCACCCACAACCTGACCCAACAGGCCCGCGACGGCAAACTCGACCCAGTGCTGTGCCGTGATGGCGCGATCCGGCAGATGGTCGACATCCTCGCCCGTCGCCGCAAAAACAACCCGATTGTGGTCGGCGAAGCTGGCGTCGGTAAAACCGCGATTGTCGAAGGTTTGGCTTCGCGCATTGCCGCCGGTGAAGTGCCGCAAGTGTTGAAAGGCGTCGAGCTGCTGTCGCTGGACATGGGCCTGTTGCAGGCCGGCGCCAGCGTCAAAGGTGAATTCGAGCGTCGCCTCAAAGGCGTGATCGACGAAGTCAAAGCCTCGCCGAAACCGATCATCCTGTTCATCGACGAAGCCCACACGTTGATCGGCGCGGGCGGCAATGCCGGCGGTTCCGATGCGGCCAATTTGCTCAAACCAGCCTTGGCCCGTGGCGAGTTGCGCACCATCGCCGCCACCACATGGGCGGAGTACAAGAAGTACTTCGAAAAAGACCCGGCCCTGGCCCGTCGTTTCCAACCGGTGCAACTGCACGAACCGACCGTCAGCGAAGCGGTGACCATCCTTCGTGGTTTGGCTCAGGTGTACGAGAAGAGCCACGGCATCTACCTGCGCGACGACGCGGTGGTGGCGGCGGCGGAATTGTCCGCCCGTTACCTCGCAGGCCGTCAGCTGCCGGACAAAGCCGTCGATGTGCTCGACACCGCCTGCGCCCGTGTTCGCATCAGCCTCGCCGCTGCCCCGGAAAGCCTTGAACGTCTGCGTGGCGAACTGGCTGAAGGGGGCCGTCAGCGCCAGGCGCTGCGTCGTGATGCCGAAGCCGGTTTGTTGATTGATCACGAAGCGCTGGATGCTTTGGAAGATCGTCTGGCCGCCGCCGAAGACGAAATGGTCGCCCTCGAAACGCTGTGGACCGAGCAGAAAGAACTGGCCGAGCGCTTGTTGGATCTGCGTCAGCAACTGGCCAAGGCTCGCGAAGCGGCTGCCGTCGAACCGACCGTCACGGTTGAAGAAGACGCCGAAGGCACCGTGATCGAAACCCTTGAAACGGTGAATGACGTCGCGTCCCTCGAAACCGCGCTCAACGAAACTCACAAAGCCCTGACCGATGCTCAGGTCAAAGAACGCCTGGTCAGCTTCGAAGTCTGCCCGCGTCTGGTCGCCGAAGTCATCAGCGCCTGGACCGGCGTGCCGCTGGCGCAACTGGCCCGCGAACACAACGCCAAGGTCGCCAGTTTCGCCACCGACCTGCGCACGCGCATCCGTGGTCAGGAACAAGCCGTGCACGCACTGGACCGCTCGATGCGCGCCACCGCTGCCGGCCTGAACAAACCGGATGCACCGGTGGGCGTGTTCCTGCTGGTGGGCCCGAGCGGCGTCGGCAAGACCGAAACCGCGCTGGCCCTCGCCGATTTGCTGTACGGCGGTGATCGTTTCATCACCACCATCAACATGTCCGAGTTCCAGGAGAAGCACACCGTGTCGCGCCTGATCGGTGCACCGCCGGGCTACGTCGGCTACGGCGAGGGCGGCATGCTCACCGAAGCCGTGCGGCAGAAGCCGTACTCCGTTGTGTTGCTCGATGAGGTCGAAAAGGCTGACCCGGACGTGCTCAACCTGTTCTACCAAATCTTCGACAAAGGCGTGGCCAACGACGGCGAAGGCCGCGAGATCGACTTCCGTAACACGCTGATCCTCATGACCTCGAACCTGGGCAGCGACCGCATCAGCGACCTTTGCGAAAACGGTGCACGGCCAACTGCCGAAGTGCTCGAAGAAACCATTCGCCCGGTGCTCAGCAAGCACTTCAAACCGGCGCTGCTGGCGCGGATGCGTGTGGTGCCTTACTACCCGGTCGGCGGCCCGGTGCTGCGTGAGCTGATCGAAATCAAACTCGGTCGTCTGGGCGAGCGCCTGAACCGTCGTCAGCTGGATTTCACCTACTCGCAAGACCTCGTCGATCACCTGGCCGAGCGCTGCACCCAAAGCGACAGCGGCGCGCGTCTGATCGACCACTTGCTGGACCTGCACGTACTGCCGCTGGTGGCCGACCGCTTGCTCGACGCGATGGCAACCGGTGAAAGCCTCAAGCGCGTCCACGCGACGCTCGACGGTGGCGCCAGCGTGACCTGCGAGTTCGCCTGA
- the tssG gene encoding type VI secretion system baseplate subunit TssG encodes MDTTYGPAAASLSGLTRGIREYSLFQAVLLVIDRLREAHPHLSEDDLYDQLEFQANPSLGFPGSDVDRVEFFQEHGHMRARLRFNLIGLVGSGSPLPAFYGEQALGDSEDGNPTRNFLDLFHHRLQRLMLPIWRKYRYRASFQSGALDPFSAQLFALIGLGGEEIRKAQELNWKRLLPYLGLLSLRAHSAALIEAVLRYYFKHAELTIEQCIERRVEILDEQRNRLGRANSLLGEDLVLGEHVRDRSGKFRIHIRELDWQRFHEFLPIGFGYQPLCALVRFTLRDPLDYDIRLVLRQEEIRELRIGEQNACRLGWTSWLGREKADGVVTLGSKIH; translated from the coding sequence ATGGACACCACGTATGGGCCTGCAGCCGCTTCTTTAAGCGGACTGACCCGAGGAATACGCGAGTACTCGCTGTTTCAGGCCGTGCTGCTGGTGATTGACCGGCTGCGCGAGGCCCACCCGCACCTGAGCGAAGACGACCTGTACGACCAGCTGGAATTCCAGGCCAACCCGAGCCTGGGTTTCCCTGGCAGCGACGTTGATCGCGTGGAGTTTTTCCAAGAGCACGGGCACATGCGTGCGCGCCTGCGGTTCAACCTGATCGGCCTGGTCGGCTCCGGTTCGCCGCTGCCGGCGTTCTACGGCGAACAGGCGTTGGGCGACAGCGAAGACGGCAACCCGACCCGCAACTTCCTCGATCTGTTTCACCATCGCCTGCAACGGCTGATGCTGCCGATCTGGCGCAAGTACCGCTACCGCGCAAGCTTCCAGAGTGGTGCCCTCGACCCGTTTTCGGCGCAGCTGTTTGCCTTGATCGGCCTTGGCGGCGAAGAGATCCGCAAGGCCCAGGAACTGAACTGGAAACGCCTGCTGCCGTACCTCGGCTTGCTCAGCTTGCGGGCGCACTCGGCGGCGCTGATCGAAGCGGTGCTGCGTTACTACTTCAAGCACGCCGAGCTGACCATCGAGCAATGCATCGAGCGCCGCGTGGAAATTCTCGACGAGCAGCGCAACCGTCTGGGCCGCGCCAACAGCCTGCTCGGCGAAGACCTGGTGCTGGGCGAACACGTGCGCGACCGCAGCGGCAAATTCCGCATTCACATCCGCGAACTCGACTGGCAGCGCTTTCACGAATTCCTGCCAATCGGTTTCGGCTACCAGCCGTTGTGCGCGCTGGTGCGGTTCACCCTGCGTGACCCGCTCGACTACGACATTCGCCTGGTGTTGCGCCAGGAAGAAATCCGCGAACTGCGCATCGGTGAGCAGAACGCCTGTCGCCTGGGATGGACCAGTTGGCTGGGCCGCGAAAAAGCGGACGGCGTGGTGACCCTGGGCAGCAAAATTCATTAA
- the tssF gene encoding type VI secretion system baseplate subunit TssF: protein MSFNHYYQSELTALRQLGRRFAERSPALAPFLGQAGRDPDVERLLEGFAFLTGRLRQKLDDELPELSHSLMHLLWPNYMRPLPAFSILQFDPLKRSGPALRVERDTPIESVPIDDVRCRFRTCYPTEVLPLDLAALNYSVKGDGSLLSLRLEMSADGHLGELELSRLRLHFAGERYISQMLYLSLLRNLEGIELIPLDGAGKPINGVNGTPMAFKMPGDRVQPVGFAEEEALIPYPLNTFRGYRYLQEYFAFQDKFLFVDINGLDLLKALPEDTLKQMRGLELRFDIRKSGIMRMRPTLDNVKLYCTPIVNLFKHDALPIRLDGKQDEYLLLPAEFDLQNCGVFSVETVTGWKPGGLGYQEYVPFESFEHDPSFDVPNSRPHYSIRQRSSLLHDGLDTYLSFGIRHTEAHETLSIELMCTNQNLPRKLKLGDICMACEETPEFLSFRNITPATSSFAPPLNRDFLWKLISNMSLNYLSLADVNALKVILETYDLPRYYDQHAEKVSKRLLGGLKSIKHHHVDRLHRGLPVRGLRTELTIDPEGYIGEGDLFVFASVLNEFFALYASLNSYHELRVKSTQGEVYQWTPRMGLQPLL, encoded by the coding sequence GTGTCCTTTAACCACTACTACCAAAGCGAACTCACCGCACTTCGCCAGTTAGGTCGTCGATTCGCCGAGCGTAGCCCGGCGTTGGCGCCTTTCCTCGGTCAGGCCGGCCGAGATCCAGACGTGGAGCGGTTGCTGGAGGGTTTTGCATTCCTGACCGGTCGCCTGCGTCAGAAGCTCGACGATGAACTGCCAGAGCTCAGCCATTCCCTGATGCACCTGCTGTGGCCCAACTACATGCGGCCGCTGCCAGCGTTCAGCATTTTGCAGTTCGACCCGTTGAAGCGTTCGGGGCCCGCGTTGAGGGTCGAGCGCGACACGCCAATCGAGAGCGTGCCGATCGATGACGTGCGTTGCCGCTTCCGTACCTGCTACCCGACCGAAGTCTTGCCGCTGGATCTGGCCGCGCTGAATTACTCGGTGAAGGGCGACGGTTCGCTGTTGAGCCTGCGTCTGGAGATGAGTGCTGACGGTCACCTCGGTGAGTTGGAACTGAGCCGCCTGCGTCTGCACTTCGCCGGTGAGCGCTACATCAGCCAGATGCTGTACCTGAGCCTGCTGCGCAATCTGGAAGGCATCGAGCTGATCCCGCTGGACGGCGCCGGCAAGCCCATCAACGGTGTCAACGGCACGCCGATGGCGTTCAAGATGCCCGGCGACCGTGTGCAGCCGGTGGGTTTTGCCGAAGAAGAAGCGTTGATCCCGTATCCGCTGAACACCTTCCGCGGCTATCGCTACTTGCAGGAATACTTCGCCTTCCAGGACAAATTCCTCTTCGTCGACATCAACGGTCTGGATCTGCTCAAAGCATTGCCGGAAGACACGCTCAAGCAGATGCGCGGCCTCGAATTGCGCTTCGACATTCGCAAGAGCGGCATCATGCGCATGCGTCCGACGCTGGATAACGTGAAGCTCTATTGCACGCCCATCGTCAACCTGTTCAAGCACGACGCCTTGCCGATCCGCCTCGACGGCAAGCAGGACGAATACCTGCTGCTGCCCGCCGAATTCGATCTGCAAAATTGCGGCGTGTTCTCGGTGGAAACCGTGACCGGCTGGAAGCCCGGCGGCCTCGGTTATCAGGAGTACGTGCCGTTCGAATCCTTCGAGCACGACCCGAGTTTCGACGTGCCCAACAGCCGTCCGCATTACAGCATTCGCCAGCGTTCCTCCTTGCTGCACGACGGCCTCGACACCTACCTGAGCTTCGGCATCCGCCACACCGAAGCCCATGAAACCCTGTCGATCGAGCTGATGTGCACCAACCAGAACCTGCCGCGCAAGCTCAAGCTCGGCGACATCTGCATGGCCTGTGAAGAGACGCCGGAGTTTTTGAGCTTCCGCAACATCACCCCGGCCACGTCGAGTTTCGCGCCGCCGCTGAACCGCGACTTCCTCTGGAAGTTGATCAGCAACATGTCGCTTAACTATTTGTCCCTGGCCGACGTCAATGCGTTGAAGGTGATTCTCGAAACTTACGATTTGCCGCGCTACTACGACCAACACGCGGAAAAAGTCAGCAAGCGCCTGCTCGGCGGGCTCAAGTCGATCAAGCACCACCACGTCGACCGGTTGCACCGAGGGTTGCCGGTTCGCGGGTTGCGCACCGAGCTGACCATCGACCCGGAAGGGTATATCGGCGAGGGCGACTTGTTCGTTTTCGCTTCGGTTCTCAACGAGTTTTTCGCGCTTTACGCCAGTCTCAATTCGTACCACGAGCTGCGGGTAAAAAGCACACAGGGAGAGGTGTACCAATGGACACCACGTATGGGCCTGCAGCCGCTTCTTTAA